The genome window CCACTTTGGAAGTAGTAGAAGGAATGCAGTTTGATCGGGGTTACTTGTCTTCGTACATGGCTACCAATATGGATAAGATGGTAGCGGAACTGGATAATCCCTATATCCTGATTACCGATAAGAAAATCAGCAACATTCAGGAAATCCTGCCGGTATTGGAAGAAGTAGTGCAGACCGGTGCGAAACTTTTGATTATTGCCGAAGATGTTGAGGGTGAAGCCTTGGCTACCTTGATTGTCAATAAGCTGCGCGGTACTTTCAATGTCGTAGCGGTGAAAGCACCGGGCTTTGGCGACCGGAGAAAGGCAATGCTGGAAGATATTGCCATCCTGACCGGCGGCGAAGTGATTTCCAGTGAGCTTGGCCGTGAACTGAAGGATGCTAAACTGGATATGCTGGGTCAGGCGAAGTCGGTTAAGGTGGAAAAGGAAAATACCATTATCATTGACGGCGCCGGTGATTCGGCTAAGATCAAAGCCAGAGTGGCTCAAATTAAAGCGCAGATTGAAGAAACCACTTCCGAGTTTGATACGGAAAAATTACAGGAAAGATTGGCGAAACTGGCTGGCGGCGTAGCCGTAATTAAGGTCGGTGCAGCCACCGAAACCGAAATGCAGGAGAAAAAGCTGCGGATGGAAGATGCTTTGGCAGCAACCCGGGCGGCAGTGGAAGAAGGTATCGTCGCCGGCGGCGGTTCGGCTTATGTAGCAGCTTCTAAGGCGCTGGCCAAGCTGGTTTCGGAACTGGACGGCGATGAGAGAACCGGTGCTCAGATCGTAGCTAAGGCTTTGGAAGAGCCGCTGCGGCAGATTGTTTCCAACGCCGGTTTAGAAGGTTCGGTGGTGGTCAATAAAGTCAAGGAAGAAAAACCGGGAATTGGTTTTAATGCTTTGACCGAAGAATATGTCGATATGGTTAAAAACGGCATTATCGACCCGACCAAGGTAACCCGGTCGGCACTGCAAAACGCCAATTCCGTGGCTTCTACCTTGCTGACGACCGAAGCGATTGTGGCTGATATCAAAGAACCGGAAGCTGCTCCGATGGGCGGAATGCCTGGCGGCGGCATGGGTATGATGTAAGAAAAGTGTAAGAAAAAGCAAGAAAAAAGAATAAAACCAAAGCACGCAGAGCCTTTCGGCAAAGCGTGCTTTTTGCTGCGGTTCAGGTCAGAAATGCTATCCGTTTTGCGGCTGGCGGAAGTTGAAATACATGCTTCGGGTTGCGTTCAGAACGGCGAGGATGGTTACGCCGACATCCGCAAAAACGGCGGCCCACATATTGGCGAATCCGAGAGCACCCAAAATTAGAACCAGACTCTTGACACCGATAGCGAGCCAAATATTCTCTTTGACAATGCGGAGGCATTTTCTGGAGATGCGGATGGCCATTGGGATTTTATAAGGGTCATCATCCATCAGGACAACGTCTGCCGCTTCGATTGCGGCATCGCTGCCTACACCGCCCATTGCAATGCCGATATCAGCCCGGGACAGAACCGGCGCATCATTCATTCCGTCGCCGACGAAAGCCAGCCTTTCTCTTTTATTTTTTCTGGCTGCAAGCAGCGTTTCCACCTTGCTGACCTTATCCTGCGGCAGAAGTTCGCTGTGGATTTCATCAACTCCCAGCTGCCGGCCGACACCCTCGGCCACATCTTTGGTATCGCCGGTCAGCATAATGGTTTTGCGTACGCCATGCTTTTTCAGTTCCTTGATGGCGGCCCGGCTGTGTTCTTTGAGCGCATCGGCAATCACGATATGTCCGACATAGGTACCGTTGATGGCGACATGAATAATCGTGCCGATATGGTCGCAGGGCTTCCATGCCGCACCGATGGAATCCATCATTTTGGAATTACCAACGCAGACCGTATCGCCGTTGACCGCCGCCCGGATGCCGTGTCCGACAATTTCCTCTACATTTTCCACGCTGCAGCTGTCTTGTTCATTCGGATAGGCATCGCGCAGCGATTGGGCAATCGGATGAGTTGAGAAGCGTTCAACATGAGCGGCTAAATGGAGCAGCTTTTCCTGATCAATGATTTCGGGGTGGATGACGGTGACACGGAATGTTCCCTTTGTCAGGGTGCCGGTTTTGTCAAACACAATGGTTCTGACCTCCGACAGTGTCTCCATATAATTGGAGCCTTTGACCAGAATGCCCTGTTTGCTGGCGCCGCCAAGTCCGGCAAAAAAGGACAGCGGGATGGAAACGACCAGTGCGCAGGGACAGCTGATAATCAGAAAGGTAAGTGCCCGGTAAAGCCACTCGCCCCACAGCGGCCGGCCGCCGGTCAGTGTCAGAAATACCGGAGGAAGAATGGCAAGCGCCGCGGCAGCATACACTACGATCGGGGTGTAAACCCGGGCAAACTTGGTAATAAAATCTTCCGACTTGGATTTGCGGGAACTGGCATCCTCAATCAGTTCCAGAATCTTAGATGCGGTTGATTCGCCGAACTCTTTGGTTGTCCTGACCTTGAGCAGTCCGTTTAAATTGATGCTGCCGGAAAGAATCTCGGAGCCTTTTTCCACGTCTCGGGGCAGAGATTCGCCGGTCAGCGCGGCTGTATTCAGGGAGGAACGCCCGGTCAGTACGATACCGTCCAGCGGCACTTTTTCACCGGGTTTAATGACAATGACGGAACCGATTTCGACATCATCTGGGTCGACCTGCGTGAGTGTTCCGCCAGCGTCCTCGATATTAGCATAATCCGGTGCAATATCCATCAGATCGGAAATGCTCTTGCGGCTTTTGCCGACCGCATAACTCTGGAACCATTCGCCCACCTGATAAAAAAGCATAACAGCAATCGCTTCCACATAGTCGCCGCTCCGATAAAGAGCAAGAACAATGGCGCCGACAGTCGCGATTGCCATCAGCAGGCTTTCGTCAAAGGGCTGCCGATTGACGATCCCTTTCCCGGCCTTGATTAAGATGTCATATCCGATCAGCAGATACGGAATCAGATACAGGCCGAACTTTACCGTTCCCTGCGCCGGTACAAAATGCAGGATAAGCATTAGGGCTGTCGTGCTGCCGATCCGGATCAGATTTTTCTTTTGTTTTTTATTCACGCTGGTTCACCCCTTATGATTATTCATAAAAAACCTCGCAGTCAGCTTCTACTTTCTTGCAGTTGTTTCTGACATTTTTCATAACTTCCGTTTCATTTGCTCCGTCTTCAAACTCGACTTTCATTTTCAAGGTCATAAAGTTTACGGCCACGTCCTTAACACCGGCTGTTTTCTTAGCTGCTAATTCCATCTTGTCGGCGCAGGCGGCGCAGTCAACATCAATTTTATAGCTTTTCTTCATGATAATCTCTCCTTTCGGCGGCGGATTATATTTTATAATTAAGCAATCATTTAATTGTTATCTATATATTAACCTACATTGTAATGATTGTCAATATCATTTTAAAATTTGATGATACAGAGATCATACAGTTTTAAGATAGATGCTCGTAGTTTACTTTCAGCAAATTATGAGTACAGGCGTTAAACCACTATGTATTGATATTTCCTATGAAAGTAAACTTTATGTTTGGATTACCTGTTAATACCTGCTTGCCGGAACGGTAACAAAGTATTTGACACCGATAACATTTGATGTATAATCAAGCTATTAACTCAGTTTCCCATCTTTGTCAAAGTCAGGTCATGTGCCTGTATAAAAAAGGGAGTTTTTGATAGGGAAAGTTGAGCGATCAATTTTAAATGCAGGAGTATTTATAATGAAAGAAATAAAATTACCTCACCAGCATCATTCCGAAGAAGAAAATAGGGCAATTCTTGAAAAGATACCTGACGAAAAGACTATTTCCGCGGTAGCGGACGCAATGAAGCATCTCGGTGACCCGACGCGGCTTCGCATTTTCTGGCTGCTTTGTCATACGGAGGAATGCGTGATTGATATTGCGGCGCTGGTTTCCATGTCATCGCCGGCGGTATCGCATCATCTCCGCATTTTAAAGACAGCCGGGCTGGCATCCGTCCGCCGTGACGGCAAAGAAGTATATTACAAAGCGGTTGATTCTCCGATGGTTCGTCAGCTTCATGATACCATTGAAGAAATTGCCGAAATTCATTGCCCCGGGAAATAATGGTTGATTTTAAGGAATGGAACGAAGAAACGAGGGAAAAATGTCGATTTTAACTGCACCGAATTATGCACCGGCCGTGCGCCGGACGTTTGAAAACTTAATAGAAAAAAACCAGAGCCGGCCAACCGGACAGCACGGTAAGCCTTATATTGTGACGGATTGGGACAATACCGCCATTATTTTTGACTCGCAGCAGAGCTTGTTTTTGTATCAGGCGGAAAACTTATGTTACCGTCTGACGCCGGAGCGCTTGGCCGAGGTGATTGCCATGGAGCTGACCGCAGTACAGAAAGCAGAAACAGAAGAACTGCGCCGCGATATCGCCGTTTTTTACCGGGAACTGTACAGCCGCTGCGAAGGACTGGGCGGCAGCGAGCCGTTGGCGGCGGTACAAAAAAGTCCGGCGCATGCGGCCTTTGTCCAGGCGATGGCTTGTCTTTATAAATATCCGTTTGGTTATGTCGCCGAGTGCTGCCGGATTGTTTATTTGTTCGCGGGCTATTCCCTGGCGGAAGTGAAGCGCCTGACGGAAGAAAGCATTGCTCGGGAGCAGAAGATTCGGCCGGAGCGCCGGGTCTATCGTTACACGGCAGACGGGCAGGCGCTGGAAGCGGTTTATTATGTGGGGCTGCGTTTTGTGCCGGAGCAGGCTGAGTTTTTTCATAAGTGCATGGAGAACGGGATTGACGTTTATGTGTGCAGCGCTTCGCATGAAGCCGTTGTTCAGGTGCATGCCGCTCACTATGGGATTTCGCCGGAAAATGTGCTGGCGCTGAAAATAGATGTTGATGACAGTGAAAAAATCATGACCCGTGTAAAAGCGGGGGTACCAATGCCGATTAAAGAAGGTAAGGCCGAGGCGATTCGCCGCTGTCTTTTGCCGAAGCATGGTCGGGAGCCGCTTTTGGTGATGGGCGACAGCATAGGCGATGTGGCGATGCTGACCGCCTTTTCGGCGCAGGGGCTGGCAACAAATACCCAACATTTGCCGTCGGTTTTAGCGGCGTGGCGGGAGGCGGGACGAAAGCCGGAAGAACTCCTGATTCAAGGCCGGGATGAAATCCGGGGTGAGTTTAGGGACAGCAGTGAAAGCGTGTTTTTACCATCCGTGTAATTTGTAAGCCGGAGTTGGCTTTGCTGCCCCGCAATCTAAAACTTTAGATGTTTCCGTGCCAAATGGATAAATAGCCGAAGACAGGAAAGCTGAACTACAGGAATGTCAGAAAAAGTTCTCCGGTGAAAGCTCAAGCAGGCATTAAGAAATTTTAAAAGCGCAGCGAGCAAAGAAATTATTTCAACTTTCCTATAGTCTTTTTAGGCTCTATCCCGTTCAAAGAACGGGTGCATGGACTTCACTTTCGGCAATTTGCCTATCGTTCCCGCCATGCAGTCTGCCTTAAAAAGACTGTTTGGAAGAACATAGGAAAGTTGAAATTATGCTTGCTAATTTTTGGAGCGTTGTGATATACTGTGCTTAGAATATATTGATAAGATTCTTACGGAGGAAAAGAATGGATCGATTAACCGTAACCAAGGAAAGTTTTAAACAGGCAATATTCGAGAATATCAAGAACCTTTTCAGAACGACGATCGACGATGTGACGGAACAGCAGCTGTTTCAGGCGGTGGCTTATTCGGTCAGAGACATTATTGTAGACGAATGGATTGCGACCCACAGAACATACGAGGCAGAAGACGCTAAAATAGTATACTATATGTCAATGGAATTTTTAATGGGACGGGCACTGGGCAACAATATCATCAATCTGCGCTGCGACAAGGTCGTGCGCGAGGTCTTGGATGAGTTGGGCTTTGATTTGAATGTGCTGGAAGACCAGGAACCGGATGCGGGCCTTGGTAACGGTGGCTTGGGGCGACTGGCTGCCTGCTTTTTGGACTCGTTGGCCAGCCTGGAATATCCGGCTTATGGCTGCGGTATCCGCTATCGCTACGGTATTTTTGAACAGAAAATTATTGACGGCTATCAGGTAGAAAAGCCGGACGAATGGCTCAAAAACGGCAATCCCTTTGAAATTCGCCGGCCGGAATACGGTGTTGAAGTCAAGTTCGGCGGCAATGTCCGCATGGCCAAGCAGGAAAACGGCAAGGAAAAGTTTGTTCAGGAAAACTATCAGTCGGTCATGGCCATTCCCTATGACGTGCCGATTGTCGGTTATAACAACAGTACGATTAATACGCTCCGGCTGTGGGATGCCGAAGCGGTACACAGCTTTGATTTGGAAATGTTTGATCGGGGCGAATACAATAAGGCCAGAGAAGCGCAAAACCTGGCCAGAACGATTGTCGAAGTGCTTTATCCGAACGACAACCACGTTCAGGGTAAGGAACTGCGCCTGAAACAGCAGTATTTCTTTATTTCCGCAACTTTGCAGACGGCGGTCAATAAGTTTAAGAAAAAGTACAAAGATTTTAAAAAGCTGCCGAGCAAGGTGACCTTCCATATCAACGATACTCACCCGTCACTGGCTGTGCCGGAATTGATGCGGATTTTGGTTGATGATGAGGGTTTGGAATGGGCAGAGGCTTGGGCAATCGTTACCCAGTGCTGCGCCTATACCAACCATACCATTATGAGCGAAGCCTTGGAAAAATGGCCGATTGAGATTTTCAGCCGCCTGCTGCCGCGCATTTATCAGATCGTGGAAGAAATTAACCGCCGCTTCTGCGCGCAGGTGATTGACAAGTTCGGTGATGACAGTCAGCTGCTCAGAAGAATGGCAATCGTCGCGGACGGTCAGGTTAAGATGGCGCATTTGGCCATTGTCGGCAGTTATTCGGTCAACGGCGTGGCCAGACTTCATACCGAGATTTTGAAAAAAGAAGCGCTCAAAGATTTTTATGCCATGTATCCGGAAAAGTTTAACAACAAGACCAACGGCATTACGCAAAGACGTTTCCTGCTGCACGGCAATCCGAAGCTGGCCGAATGGATTACCGACAAGATCGGCGATGGCTGGGTCATGGATTTACCGCATTTGAAAAAGCTGATGGATTACGTCGATGATGAAAAGGCGCTCAAGGATTTCAGCCGGATTAAATACGAAAACAAGGAAAGATTGGCCAAATATATTAAAGAGCATAATAATGTCGAGGTTGATCCCCGCTCCATTTTTGATGTTCAGGTTAAGCGTCTGCACGAGTACAAAAGACAGTTGATGCTGGCGCTGTACATTATGCATTTGTATAACTGCTTGCGCGATAATCCGCATCTGGATATTATGCCGCGTACCTTTATTATGGGTGCGAAAGCGGCGCCGGGCTATCATCGGGCCAAGAAGATTATTAAGCTGATTAACAGTATCGGCGATGTGATTAATAATGATCCGAGCATCAACAACAAGCTGAAGGTTGTTTTTATTGAAAACTATAATGTGTCCAATGCTGAAATCATTTTTGCGGCGGCTGATGTGTCGGAGCAGATTTCAACGGCATCCAAGGAAGCGTCCGGTACCGGCAACATGAAGTTTATGCTTAATGGTGCGGTAACGCTGGGCACGATGGATGGAGCTAATATTGAGATTGTTGAGGAAGCCGGAGCGGAAAATGCGTTTATTTTCGGTATGAGCAGCGATGAGGTCATTCGTTTGCAGCATGAGGGCAGCTATGATCCGTGGGAGATTTATAACTCCAATCAGGAAATTCGGCGGGTGGTTATGCAGCTGATTAATGGCTTCTATTCGCCGGAAAATCCGGAGCTGTTCCGGGAAATTTATGACTCGCTCCTCAACGGCGGCGGCGAACCGGCAGATCAATACTTTATTTTAAGAGATTTGCCCAGCTATATTGAAGCGCAGGCCAGAGTGGATAAGGAGTTCCGCAACGCCGGTGAATGGGCGAAGAAAACCTTAATCAATACGGCGAACGCCGGTAAGTTTTCTTCGGACAGAACGATTGAAGAATACGCTCAGGAAATTTGGCATTTGAAAAAGGTGAAGGTTAGAATTCCGGGCGAGGAATAGTCCAGGTGTAAGGTTTTTGACAGCAGGATAAAAGGAAAGACGAAAGCGGCTCCGGCAGGGGCCGCTGTGGTAAAGAGAGGTAAAAATGTTTAATTCAGATTTGGGAATTGATTTGGGTACGGCCAATGTGATCGTATATATCAGCGGCAAAGGGGTTGTTTTAAGAGAACCTTCGGTCGTTGCCTTTGATAAAAATACCAATAAGATTTTGGCGGTCGGCAGCGAAGCCCGGCATATGCTGGGGCGGACACCGGGACATATCGTAGCGGTGCGGCCGCTGCGGGAAGGTGTGATTTCTGATTACACGGTCACGGAAAAAATGCTGAAATATTTTATTAATAAGGCGTTGGGACGCCGGCTGCGCAAGCCGCATATCACTGTCTGTGTACCCAGCGGTGTAACCGAAGTGGAAAAGAAAGCGGTTGAGGATGCTACTTATGATGCCGGTGCCCGCAAGGTCAGAATCATTGAAGAGCCAATCGCTGCGGCCATTGGTGCGGGCATTGATATCAGTAAGCCCTATGGCAGTATGGTGGTGGATATCGGCGGCGGTACAACCGATGTGGCCGTGATTTCGCTGGGCGGCGCGGTGGTATCAACTTCGCTTAAGATTGCCGGCGATAACTTTGATGAGGCGCTTATCCGGTATATGCGTAAAAAGCATAATTTGCTGATCGGCGAAAGAACAGCCGAGGATATCAAAATCAATATCGGTACGGCTTTTGAGCGGCCGGAGCCGCTGGAGATGGATGTCAAGGGTCGGAATCTGGTCACGGGTCTGCCCAAGACGGTGGTGGTCAACAGCGAAGAAACCGCCGAAGCGCTCAAAGAAACGACGTCTTCGATTGTGGATATTGTTCATTCAGTATTGGAAAAAACGCCGCCGGAATTGGCGGCCGATATTGCCGAGCGCGGCATTGTCCTGACCGGTGGCGGCAGTATGCTGCATGGTTTGGATTCGCTGATTCAGTCCAAGACGAATATTAATGTCGTTTCGGCTGATGATCCGTTGAGCTGCGTAGCGATCGGCACCGGAAAATATGTGGATTATTTGGCCAAGCATCCGTATTGATGCTGAGCTTGGGAAGGCTTGAATATTGGCTGCAGTTCAGGCAAGCCATTCGCAATTCGCCGAAATGACTTTACCGTTCAGGCAAGACACTCGACATTCGTTGAAATCAACGAATGTCGAGTGTGGCGTTAAGCAAATGGATGTTGACACTTGATACTTCCCTTGAAAGCAAGCTTTTCGGTTGTATCAAGCATCAACATCCACTTGCCTGAACTATAAGCAAATTGCTCATGTATTGCGTTAAGCAAATAGGTATTAACAATGGATATGCCTTTTGAAAGCAAGCTTTCCGGCATATCCATTGCTAATACCTGCTTGCCTGAACTATGAACACAATTTTAAGAAAAGGCTAAATTTTTATTAGAAAATACCGATATAAATTTAAGTTGAGTTATAAATTTGTTTTTCAGGTCGGGCGGAGTGATTGCTGCGGCGGAAAGACAGTCAGACCGGTTTTATTTACGAGAATTGTTGACTGCAGTTGGAACCGGAAAACAGGAACCATGATTTGTGGGCAATGAAAAGGGGTAGCTATGTTTAGAGGACTTTATACCGCTTATACCGGAATGCGGGTACAGCAGGATGTGATGAATGTCGTCAGCAATAACCTGGCCAATGTCGATACGACAGGCTTCAAAAAAGACAAGTTAGGCATTCGTTCATTTAAAGAGGTTTTGGCGATTAAGCAAAACGATCCGGATTTGACCAGCCGCAGCCGGATCGGTAAAATGAATCTGGGGGTAACTTCCAGCGTAGCTTATACCAGTTTTGACCAAGGGCCGCTGAAAAATACCGAACGCAAGCTGGATATTGCCTTAGAGGGCAAGGGAATGTTTGTGGTCGGCAAACGTCAGGCAGACGGCAGTTTTAAAGAGTATTTTACCCGTGATGGTGGCTTGGCGGTTAATCACCTGGGGCAGCTGATGACTAAAAACGGCGAGTATGTCTTGGGCGAAAATGGGATTATCACTGCGCCGCATGGCAGGTTCAACATCAGTCAGACCGGCAATGTATACAGCGAACAAAATGAATTTATTGATAAGCTGCGGCTGACTTCATTTACCGACTTTTCTGAACTGCGTAAGGTTGGCGATAATTTGTACACGGCGACCGAGCGGGCAGAGCAGAAAGCATTTGAAGGTGTAATTGCGCAAGGCTTTTTGGAAACAAGCAATGTCAATACCGTACAGGAAATGGTAGAAATGATCAGCGTGATGCGCGCGTATGAAAGCAATCAGAAGGTTTTGACTACTTTTGATGCGACCATGGAAAAAGCGGCAACCGAAGTAGGCAGAGTATAAGAAGTAAGCAGCCCTGTGGCGGGCGAGGAGAAATTATTATGATGAGATCATTGTGGACGGCGGCGACCGGAATGACTGCGCAGCAGTTACAGGTGGACACCATTGCCAACAATCTGGCGAATATTAATACGGTTGGCTTTAAAAGAGAGCGGATTGAGTTTAAATCTTTGATTTATGAAAACTTAAGAGAAGCAACCGCCAATGACCGGGGCGACGGCAAGCCGGTTAATTTGCTGGCCGGACATGGTGTGCGGCCGGTGGCGACATCCAAGAGCTTTACACAGGGTAATATTGAAAGAACCGATAATCCGCTGGATGTCGGGATTGAGGGCGATGGTTTTTATGTGATCCAGCTGCCGAACGGGGAGCACCGCTATACCAAGGACGGAACGCTGAAACTGTCTTTGGCCGAAGAGGGCTTGATGATTACCAACGCTGACGGCTATCCGGTTTTGGATACAGAAGATCAGCCGATTCTTTTGAACCGGGATACCTATTTGGCGAATATTTCAGTAGCGGAAAACGGGGCGCTCAGCTATAAGCGGAACGGTGCCAATGAGGATTTGGGCGTTCGTTTCCAGTTGGTGCAGTTTAACAATCCTTTGGGACTGAAATCCGTCGGCGGCACGCTGTTTGACACAACCGCCGCTTCCGGTGAGCCGTTAAAAGAAACGGAAAATGAAGGCTTAAAGAAAAGCCGCTTTATGCAGGGCACCTTGGAGCGTTCCAATGTAAACGCAGTCGATGAAATGGTCAATTTAATCGTGGCGCAGAGAGCGTATGAGATTAACTCAAAAGCGATTCAAACTTCTGATGATATGCTGGGGATTGCCAATCAGTTAAAGAGATAAGCCTGAGGAGAAAATAAATGAGGATTGATGGACTTATGTCGTTGTCCGGCGTGTACGATAATGCCAAGTTGGGGCTGGACTATCAGACCGGCTTTCAGGAAGCTTTGCAGAGAGCCAAGGAAAAGCAAACCGAAAGTTCGGCGGAGTTAAAATCAGTTAAGCCGGCAGAGCCGGCCGATGCGGAAAAGGCCAAGGAAGAAGCGACGCTGCGTCAGGCGGTGCAGGGTTTTGAAGCCTATTTTATTCATCAGCTGCTGAAACAAGCCAGAGCCAGTTTGCCCGAAGGTGGTTTGGTGCCGCAGTCTAATGCCAAGGACATTTATGAAGATATGCTGGATGAGGCCAGAGCCGAGCAGGTGACTAAGGTTGGCGGCTTCGGGTTGACAGAAGCGCTGATGAAGCAGCTTAGCCGGAAATAATAAGAGAAAAGAAAGGAGAAATCGTTGCGGCGGCTTCTCTTTTTTGTTACCAGGGTTTGGACGGAACGGACAGCGGTATTTTCCCAAACCGGGCATTGACTTAATCCGGCTGGGGAAATCAGGGTTTTAATCGGGTAAGGCTATTTGCCCGCTGTTTTGGACAACTTCGGGAAAGGTGAAGTCGGAAGATTCGGAAGATTTTGAGGGAAAGGAGCAGAAAAATGATAGCAGAAACAGAGAAAAAAGAGTTGATTAAACAGGCGATTGCCGCCATGCAGACGGCTTATGCGCCGTATTCGCATTTTCGGGTCGGAGC of Lachnospiraceae bacterium oral taxon 500 contains these proteins:
- the flgG gene encoding flagellar basal-body rod protein FlgG → MMRSLWTAATGMTAQQLQVDTIANNLANINTVGFKRERIEFKSLIYENLREATANDRGDGKPVNLLAGHGVRPVATSKSFTQGNIERTDNPLDVGIEGDGFYVIQLPNGEHRYTKDGTLKLSLAEEGLMITNADGYPVLDTEDQPILLNRDTYLANISVAENGALSYKRNGANEDLGVRFQLVQFNNPLGLKSVGGTLFDTTAASGEPLKETENEGLKKSRFMQGTLERSNVNAVDEMVNLIVAQRAYEINSKAIQTSDDMLGIANQLKR
- the cadA gene encoding cadmium-translocating P-type ATPase — translated: MNKKQKKNLIRIGSTTALMLILHFVPAQGTVKFGLYLIPYLLIGYDILIKAGKGIVNRQPFDESLLMAIATVGAIVLALYRSGDYVEAIAVMLFYQVGEWFQSYAVGKSRKSISDLMDIAPDYANIEDAGGTLTQVDPDDVEIGSVIVIKPGEKVPLDGIVLTGRSSLNTAALTGESLPRDVEKGSEILSGSINLNGLLKVRTTKEFGESTASKILELIEDASSRKSKSEDFITKFARVYTPIVVYAAAALAILPPVFLTLTGGRPLWGEWLYRALTFLIISCPCALVVSIPLSFFAGLGGASKQGILVKGSNYMETLSEVRTIVFDKTGTLTKGTFRVTVIHPEIIDQEKLLHLAAHVERFSTHPIAQSLRDAYPNEQDSCSVENVEEIVGHGIRAAVNGDTVCVGNSKMMDSIGAAWKPCDHIGTIIHVAINGTYVGHIVIADALKEHSRAAIKELKKHGVRKTIMLTGDTKDVAEGVGRQLGVDEIHSELLPQDKVSKVETLLAARKNKRERLAFVGDGMNDAPVLSRADIGIAMGGVGSDAAIEAADVVLMDDDPYKIPMAIRISRKCLRIVKENIWLAIGVKSLVLILGALGFANMWAAVFADVGVTILAVLNATRSMYFNFRQPQNG
- the groL gene encoding chaperonin GroEL; amino-acid sequence: MAKEIKFGAEARTALEAGVNKLADTVKVTLGPKGRNVVLDKKFGTPLITNDGVTIAKEIELEDSFENLGAQLVKEVATKTNDVAGDGTTTATVLAQAMIREGLKNVAAGANPIILRNGMNKATKLAVEEIQGMSRELEGKAQIAEVAAISAGDKAVGSMIADAMEKASKDGVITIEESKTMETTLEVVEGMQFDRGYLSSYMATNMDKMVAELDNPYILITDKKISNIQEILPVLEEVVQTGAKLLIIAEDVEGEALATLIVNKLRGTFNVVAVKAPGFGDRRKAMLEDIAILTGGEVISSELGRELKDAKLDMLGQAKSVKVEKENTIIIDGAGDSAKIKARVAQIKAQIEETTSEFDTEKLQERLAKLAGGVAVIKVGAATETEMQEKKLRMEDALAATRAAVEEGIVAGGGSAYVAASKALAKLVSELDGDERTGAQIVAKALEEPLRQIVSNAGLEGSVVVNKVKEEKPGIGFNALTEEYVDMVKNGIIDPTKVTRSALQNANSVASTLLTTEAIVADIKEPEAAPMGGMPGGGMGMM
- a CDS encoding ArsR family transcriptional regulator; its protein translation is MKEIKLPHQHHSEEENRAILEKIPDEKTISAVADAMKHLGDPTRLRIFWLLCHTEECVIDIAALVSMSSPAVSHHLRILKTAGLASVRRDGKEVYYKAVDSPMVRQLHDTIEEIAEIHCPGK
- a CDS encoding rod shape-determining protein (functions in MreBCD complex in some organisms), yielding MFNSDLGIDLGTANVIVYISGKGVVLREPSVVAFDKNTNKILAVGSEARHMLGRTPGHIVAVRPLREGVISDYTVTEKMLKYFINKALGRRLRKPHITVCVPSGVTEVEKKAVEDATYDAGARKVRIIEEPIAAAIGAGIDISKPYGSMVVDIGGGTTDVAVISLGGAVVSTSLKIAGDNFDEALIRYMRKKHNLLIGERTAEDIKINIGTAFERPEPLEMDVKGRNLVTGLPKTVVVNSEETAEALKETTSSIVDIVHSVLEKTPPELAADIAERGIVLTGGGSMLHGLDSLIQSKTNINVVSADDPLSCVAIGTGKYVDYLAKHPY
- a CDS encoding glycogen phosphorylase, coding for MDRLTVTKESFKQAIFENIKNLFRTTIDDVTEQQLFQAVAYSVRDIIVDEWIATHRTYEAEDAKIVYYMSMEFLMGRALGNNIINLRCDKVVREVLDELGFDLNVLEDQEPDAGLGNGGLGRLAACFLDSLASLEYPAYGCGIRYRYGIFEQKIIDGYQVEKPDEWLKNGNPFEIRRPEYGVEVKFGGNVRMAKQENGKEKFVQENYQSVMAIPYDVPIVGYNNSTINTLRLWDAEAVHSFDLEMFDRGEYNKAREAQNLARTIVEVLYPNDNHVQGKELRLKQQYFFISATLQTAVNKFKKKYKDFKKLPSKVTFHINDTHPSLAVPELMRILVDDEGLEWAEAWAIVTQCCAYTNHTIMSEALEKWPIEIFSRLLPRIYQIVEEINRRFCAQVIDKFGDDSQLLRRMAIVADGQVKMAHLAIVGSYSVNGVARLHTEILKKEALKDFYAMYPEKFNNKTNGITQRRFLLHGNPKLAEWITDKIGDGWVMDLPHLKKLMDYVDDEKALKDFSRIKYENKERLAKYIKEHNNVEVDPRSIFDVQVKRLHEYKRQLMLALYIMHLYNCLRDNPHLDIMPRTFIMGAKAAPGYHRAKKIIKLINSIGDVINNDPSINNKLKVVFIENYNVSNAEIIFAAADVSEQISTASKEASGTGNMKFMLNGAVTLGTMDGANIEIVEEAGAENAFIFGMSSDEVIRLQHEGSYDPWEIYNSNQEIRRVVMQLINGFYSPENPELFREIYDSLLNGGGEPADQYFILRDLPSYIEAQARVDKEFRNAGEWAKKTLINTANAGKFSSDRTIEEYAQEIWHLKKVKVRIPGEE